The genomic region AATAgtgtgttggagaggagagtggtttCGCTGTATGCAAATGGAACATGCGTTGGGTACACGCTGCCCTAACCAAATGGCCAGTCAGCAAGCGTGCGGGGGTATGGGGTGTGGTGCCATTCAGCGGCCCGAGCAAGACACGCAGCGGGGGGGAGGCGGGCCGGCGGGCGAACGGGAGGGAGGGTTGCCCGCCCTGCTCTGCCCTGACCAGTGTCAGGTGATCAGCACCATCAGTGTACTCTTGTTTTATTCCCTCCTGCACTCTGAGACCAGGGGGAGACTGCATAGGCTGCACTCCTGTGGGCCACATGCCGGCTGTCAGGACTATATGGCTGCTGGCTGGAtcagacacaggacacacagcacagtacacagagcacagagcacaggacacagagcacaggacacagtacacagtacacagtacacagtacacagtacagtacacaggacacagagcacagcGCACAGTACACAGCgcacagagcacaggacacagagcacaggacacagagcacagtacacagtacacaggaCACAGCgcacagagcacaggacacagcgcacagagcacaggacacAGTACACAGGACACAGCgcacagagcacaggacacagcgcacagagcacaggacacagtgcacagagcacaggacacagagcacaggacacagagcacaggacacagagcacagagcacaggacacagcgcacagagcacagtacacagcgcacagagcacagcacacaggacacagagcacaggacacagagcacaggacacagcgcacagagcacagagcacagcacacaggacacagagcacaggacacaggacacagagcacagagcacagagcacaggacacagagcacaggacacagagcacaggacacagagcacaggacacagagcacaggacacAGCGCACAGTGCACAGcgcacagagcacagcacacaggacacagagcacaggacacagagcacaggacacagagcacaggacacagagcacaggacacagagcacagagcacagcgcacaggacacagaggacagcaCAGCGGGCCGGGGCGGGGGCACGCCGGGCCGTAGCGATAACCACTGAAGGGCAACTCTTTCCCATGAGCTCCCACTGCTACACTGATCACAGGGGAAGGGACTGGGGGGGAGAGACGTTTTAATGAGGTGGTGATTAGAGTGGTTATAACAGTGTTTATAATGGCAGACAAGAACTGAGTAGTGGTTCGATGCATGATCGCGGGGTGACTAGGGTGGCAGAAACATCATGGCATCTTTGGACCCACCGATCACAGGGCTTCACCAGcgtcatcatcaccatcttAAACGGTTATTAGGTCTTCCACTCGTCCCCGCATGGTTTTCCATCTAGCTCTGTAGAAACTGTTCTCTTGGGGTGGTTATTCAgttggtaaatgtgtgtgcatgacaggGTCTGAGCACTTCATACATGATAGTAATAAGTCCTGTTACTCAGCCAGAACTGTCACGAGTGTGTGACCAGACAGTGTGTATCGCACCGTGCCGTGTACATGGCAGTGTACCATGAGTCAAATCTGGCCTTGATGCGGCCCTGAGGTTGCTGTCTGGGAGTGTGGCCTGGGGATGACCTAATCTTTGTCAGGTACGCTTGAGAAAAGGGGAAGGGAAGTCCTTACACAAAAACCCTTTGAAATAATTCTCAACCTCCTGTTCCCTTGAGCTTTTATTAACATGACTTTCAATagggttctgtgttctgtgttctgtgttctgtgttctgcggTCGCATCGGCACCTCAGTTCCCgggatgatgtgtgttttcagtggccTCTTTCCACTGAAGGCACACCctaagccagacacacacacacacacacagacacacacacacagacagagacactgtgCTTATTCTTCATGAAAGGCTATCTTCAGAGCTCGCCCCTAGTAAGTACTACAATTAAAGTCATGTACACAAAACCCCAGCTCTCGGAGAGGGGAACAGGTAGTAGAGAATGATTTGCAGCGGTTTCTTGTGTAAGCGGTTTCTTCTGTAAGGACTTCCCTTTCCCGTTTATAACGAACCTGATATAAGGACGGTCGTAAACCAGGCCACACTGCCAAAGAACAGATGGGAGACATCTAGGGGAACTACGCCGGATCGGACCAGAtcgggccagatcagggccagaccctCCCAAGATGCACTTGCTCTGTGCAGGGCTCTGCAATTACATGTGCAATCTATACTCAAAAGGGAACTTAGGTAACTACCTCCACATTTTGCCGATAAAAACACAGTATTTCAAAGTTATTCAAATGTAGAaattgagagaaagtgagactaTGGTTCATTTCGTTTTTGAATTGGCCATTCCctttaatatgtaaatattgtaTTACTTATACAAATGCAGCATGCATAGCAAGGTGTAAAAAATATTTAGTTTGAAGTAGTAGCATAGTTGAGAACCCAGTCAAACAGTACAATCATGCTTATTATGCAGTCCTCTGtacattacatttctttttaaaaatgtattttcagaTTGCTTGTTTACACAGATACCAGTAGTTGAGCGTGCGATTGTGTTTTGGTTACTGTTGATGTTTGTGAATGCAAATGTATGCAGGCAGACAAAAGATAAGAGGCCAGTGTGCTTCAGACAGCTGGGGCTGAGGAATAGTCTGCATTAGAGAGGAAGCACCCAGCACTCATGTTTGATGTTCTTTAATCCAACATTTGTCTGCATGTTGTGCTATTAGTTTAAAAACAGATTTTTGAAAATAGCCTAGAGACATTTTTAgagtgtttatgtatttaaGAGGATGTTTGTATTTACAGTACTGGCAAGGCGACGGGTTCTCACAGAAGGCTATGGGGATAAAGGCAAAAACAAGTTGAAATGTAATCATCACCCTTAGTTAACATTTAGCATAGCAACACAAGAAGATGAATAACAATGTTGACATACTAATAATTACTAATTACACAGATAGTTTGAACAGGCACTTAACCCAGAACTTTTGGGACTTACGACTGAAGTGATATCTGTTTTTGGAAATAAGGGGCGTTTGTAAGGAGTGGGCCGTGCCTGCACTGACAGGACAGGGCCTGTGAGAGAAGTGGAGCAGGGAGATGCTCATGCAGATAACATACAGACCAGGCCAggccagacagagacagagatcgcCTCTGGAATGGAGCCGGCCATCGTGGCAcaggtctggccctgatctggtagGGCAGGCCGTGTGGCAcaggtctggccctgatctggtagGGCAGGCCGTGTGGCACAGGCCGTGTGGCACAGGTCGGTCCCTGATCTGGTAGGGCAGGCCGTGTGGCAcaggtctggccctgatctggtagGTTCGGCTCTGGATTGGCACCGGTCCACTGCAGTGTCATCTATTATCTGTATCCGGGGCGTAACCAGGGACACGAGTTTCCTCATTTGTACTGAGTTTGTGCTGCTCTGCTGGGACAAGATGGAAAAGATAGGATGGTTTTTGAAGCCAAGGCCAGGTGCACAGTGAGGATAGTGGAGCGCCCGTGGAGGGAGAGATCTGCCCCTGTGCGTCCCTTCGACTGCTGTCACGCAAGCAAAAATGGTCCtttatttgatgttttgtttaCCTCCAGGGTTGCCGTGAAGGACCATGGGGAGTTTCAAGGGCCATATTCTGCCTGGCAGCTTCTTCCTTATTGCAGGCTTGTGGTGGTCAGGGAAGTTCTCTCTCTGGTACGCCACCCGCAGGAACAAGAGCGCCGGTGCAGGACGTCTAGCCACCCGAGCAATGCAGCGCCGCATGGAGATCCTAGAGGGCGCTGTGGTGCTCGCATTTTCTGTGATAGGTGAGAAGCGTTTCAACACCGCACTaatcattcatatttttttatcatttcgTTAACCCACATTATTTCAGACTCTAGTTATATTCCTGTGCATGCTATTGTTAATACTATATTGGCCAGTGGCCGAGAGAGTGGTGGATTCTGGGACGTTTCTATTTCAGTGTATGGGGCATGGGTGTGTGCCAACTGCTCTCCCCATGTGGGTCTTCTCCCCATCACACTGGCATCCTGGCAGAGCAGTTTGTGGCAAACTCAACCTGCAAAATGATATTCCAGACTTGAACACAGTCATATCCCTCGTGAAGTGCAGACTGTTTTGAGGAGGACAAAGTATGTGACTATGGTACCGACTCATATGTTGGTGCCTATTCCCTCCTGTTGCGCCCCCccctatgggtgtgtgtctgacgcAGGTATCCTGGCGGAGCAGTTTGTGTCGAATGGGCCGCGCTTCCACCTGTACGACCGCGCGGAGCAGCAGTGGGAGCAGCTGATGATCTGGCAGCACTCCACCATGTACCTGTTCTTCGCCCTGTCAGGCGCCACCACGCTCACCGTCCATATGACCGACGTCGCGCCGCTCGCCCTGGACAGACTCATCCTCAGCATCGCCTTCTTCAATGAAGGTCACATGTTTACTCACACCGGATATGACAGAGTTTAACACTTTACTAATACATGTTTTTTCAGTTCACACCGGATATGACAGAGTTTAACACTTTACTAATATATGTTTACTCAGTTCACACCGGATATGACATAGTTTGcctcatatagtgtgtgtgtgtgtgtgtgtgtgggagtgtgtgtgtgtgtgtgtatgtgtgttgtgtgtgtgtgtgtgtgtgtgtgtgtgtgtgttgctacgCTAACTAACCTCGTATTCCTCCAGGCTTCCTGTTCCTGCATCACCTGCACGGCCGGGAGATGCTGGACGTGCACTTGCACCAGCTGCTGCTGTACGCCATCTTCGCGGGCGCGCTCACCGCCCTCCTGGAGGTGTTCCACCGCGGGAACGTGCTCCTGGAGCTGCTGCGCGCTACCATGTGCATCCTGCAGGGGAGCTGGttctggcaggtgtgtgtgtgtgtgtgtgtgtgtgtgtgtgtgtgtgtgtgtgtgtgtgaggctgtgcaAGGCTGTGCAGGATATGTAAGAAAAGGTGTAAAACACTAGATGTCCTTGTCCAGACTTGAAAGATGTGTATGCCATGTGTATGAAAGATGAGTATGCCAGAATATCTGTTGTGTTTATAGTACATGTAAGCAAATACAGCCATAGCAACACACTTGTACACTTGTAGCAAATACAGCCATAGCAACACACTTGTACACTTGTAGCAAATCTGTGACTCTTAACAATATTGATATGATTGAATAATTCAAGTCCAAAACTGTCATATGTGACATTAGAGTAGGGAGAAGTGGTTCTTTGGGAAAAGGAGTTAGTCAGACTGGATGGGTTCCCTGTTCTCATATTGTGTTCTCTGTCCTGTTCTCTGTCCTGTTCCCTGTTCTCTGTCCTGTTCCCTGTTCTCATATTGTGTTCCCTGTCCTGTTCTCATATTGTGTTCCCTGTCCTGTTCTCATATTGTGTTCTCATATTGTGTTCTCTGTCCTGTTCCCTGTCCTGTTCCC from Clupea harengus chromosome 10, Ch_v2.0.2, whole genome shotgun sequence harbors:
- the tmem45a gene encoding transmembrane protein 45A, producing MGSFKGHILPGSFFLIAGLWWSGKFSLWYATRRNKSAGAGRLATRAMQRRMEILEGAVVLAFSVIGILAEQFVSNGPRFHLYDRAEQQWEQLMIWQHSTMYLFFALSGATTLTVHMTDVAPLALDRLILSIAFFNEGFLFLHHLHGREMLDVHLHQLLLYAIFAGALTALLEVFHRGNVLLELLRATMCILQGSWFWQIGFVLYSPSEVKWDLKDHNNVMFITMCYCWHLACALITVSVLYCTVCCVVRSKLRRMPPMEMGLLKPRERDGESEDEVL